Below is a window of Veillonella rodentium DNA.
TTGCGGCGTCGGTGGGACTCCGTTCACTTGATTATGGCGTTATAGCGGGATTGGTAGTTGTTACCATATTAATTTTCGTATTATATAATTGATTCTTAAGCTGTTGTAGCGATATGCTATGACAGCTTTTTTGATGTATGGTACACTAAAATAGACTTATTATAAAGATAATAGATTTGGGAGTACCATATGCAGTTATATATTCGGTTAGCCTGTCCTGAAGATATTCCGGCCTGTTTAGACATTTATAATTACGAAGTCCTCAACGGCGTGGCTACACTTGACCTGGAACCGCGTACGTTAGCGGAGTGGCATGAATGGTTTGCAGAACACAATCGTGATGAGCATCATCCGATCATTGTCGGAACCGTTGATGATGTTGTGGCCGGCTATGCGTCACTTTCACCATATCGAATGAAGGATGCATTTAAAAGTACCGTGGAACTGTCCATTTATATTCATCAGGATTACCGTGGAAAAGGTATCGCAACGAAATTGATGAGTTATATTTTGGATATGGCCAAGGGTGATGAAAGTTTACATAATGTGGTGTCCGTGATTACGGCCGGTAATGAAGGCAGTACTAAACTGCACGAGCGTTTCGGATTTACCTATTGCGGACTGACGCCGCAGGTAGGATTTAAAAATGGTGCGTATCAGGATACCGAAACATACTCATTATTGGTATAATAAAAGCTGGAAGAGAATGAAGCTGTTGAGTGAACTGTAATTTTATAATATATGCAAAGGGATAGATTATCTATAAGGGTTCGCCGTGGGGTAAGGCGAATAGGGTGATAGAATGAATATGAAATATGAACGGCAGTTCGTGGGATACAGCACATATCGCAGCCGTCTCGTCGATGGTCATGTACATACGGAACTATGTCCGCACGGCAGCGGGGATCGGACCGCGATGATGATTGAAAAAGCCATCGAATTGCGCATTGAAAAAGTATGTCTTACGGAACATGCTCCGTTGCCGGTGGGATTTGCGTCGGAATACGGCGGTGATATGAAAGCCCTCGAAACGGCTTCCTTAAAACTGAATCAAGTGGATGCCTATCTTGAATTGGGACGCCAGTTACAACGGGCATACGGTACGCATATTGATATTTCACTGGGCTTTGAAGTGGATTACATTCCGGGCTATGAAGCGGATATTCAGGAGTTTTTAGATCGCTATGGTCCGTTGACGGAGGAGAATATTCTGTCCGTGCATTTTATGGAAGGTGTGGATAATGCTTTCTATTGCATTGACTACAGCCCTGAAGAATTTGAACGGGGCTTCGGTCCGTGGATACAAAAGCAGTTTGATTTGTATTACAAATATTTTGCCACCGTACACCAGGCGGTGCGTGCCGATCTCGGCGAATATACGCCGAAACGAATCGGTCATTTTGATTTAATCAAGAAATATCAACATCATTTCGGCTTTGAGCATCATTTTGACCGCCGTAACGCACAAATGGTGAGTGATATCCTACATATCATGCGCGTTCAGGGCCGTGAACTGGACTATAACATGAGCGGTTTCTTCAAGCCGGACTGTCAGGAAATGTATCCGAGTCGATTTATACAGGGCATGGCTGCCGTTATCGGTGTACCGTTCGTATTGGGATCCGATGCACATAGCGTTAAGGATATAGAGCGCGTATGGGGATAACAGTGTTATTGCTTTTTGCTGGGGTAGTTATATTACGATAATTTAGTTAAAAGGAAGGTCTATACTTGTTTGCTCCGTTCTACGCAAAGTCGCCGCACAAGTACAGACCTTCCTTTTGTCATTTGGCTAATAGGGAATACTCCATCAAAAAGCAATAATAAATACATTTATATAAAATATATGAAGTTTTAACGGTTCTATTGACATATCGGCAGAACCGTTATATTATGATTTCATACTTTAATAAGATAAAGCAATAAAATAGAAAAATACCTATATGGTAATTTGTTTCTCATAGCAAATTAAATAGCCATATAACTCGAACAGTTACATAATTTAAATGGCTAGTAAAGGTTATATAGTTTTCAAAAACATGAGAAATAATATAGATCAATGATAGAAAGGATGATAACGATGGTACAGCAGCAATTGCCTACGGGGTTTCGCGATGATGTAGGGGCTTTGGCGGAACGCAAGGATGATATGGGCCGCTATGTGCTGGATCTGTGTCGGAATCGTGGATATACGAAAATTTCGACGCCTCTCATGGAGTACAAGGATGTGTTTCAAGGGTATGCCATGGGGCGTCAACATATGTACGAGTTCCTCGACGGTACGGCTAAGTCCATTGTGGTTCGTCCTGATCTGACCATGCCTATCGGTCGTTTTCTGGCGACGACGAATATCGAGTTGCCGCGTAAATTCTATTATCTCGGAGATGTATTGGGACGCACCGAGAAGCATCGCGGCGGGATCAATCAGGTGACGCAGGGCGGAATCGAGCTCGTCGGGTATGAGTCGATGGCGGCTGAACAGGAATGTATCGATCTCATCAAGGAGGTCAATCAGACACAGCTGAAAGGCGCATTGCAACTTGAGCTGGGGGATGCGCGATTTGCGTTTGCTATTACCGATGCGCTGGGGCTCAGCGATGATGAACGAACACCTTTACTGGATGCGTTATTTGCGAAAAATCTTCCTCTTTATGAAAGTATCATCAAGGTTTACGAAAATAGTGCACTGTATCCGTTCCTTGCAGTGTGGCCGCGTTTGTTCGGGACCATTGATGAGGTGTTATCCGAATTGTCCGGTGTTATTTTACCGGCCCCCGCACAGCGGTTGTGGGACGCATTGATGGAGTTCGGTCAATCCGTTGAGGCTGACGGACAAGCGGTACGTATCGACTTATCGAATCAGCCGCCTCAATCCTACTATACGGGGCTGACTTTCAGAGGTTTTGTGGACGGTGTGTCTCAATATATCGTCAGCGGCGGTCGTTATGATAAGCTGCTAAATAACTTTGACGGTAATCCCGTGCATGCGGTGGGGATGGCTTTCAATATCGATGTCCTTACCGACGTGAGCGCCTCGGTTACATCTGCCGTGACGAGTGGATCCGGGAAGCTTCGTATCGCTCTCACGAAGGGCCGCGTGGAGGAACAGGCTGTTCCGTTACTGGAAGCATGCGGTATCGATTGTGAACCGCTCCGGAACAAAGCCCGTAAGCTCATCATTCCGCTCGGAGATGAGCTGGAGATCATTTTGGTGAAAGGCGGAGATGTGACGACATATCTGAATAATGGGGTCGTAGATATCGGAATCGTCGGCAGTGATGTGCTGGATGAGCAGGAACAGACGAGTTATCAATTATTAGATCTTAAGACGGGGCAATGTCAATTTATCCTGGCATCGCTTGGCGGATATAATCCGAAAGAGGGGCGTCGTCAGCGTATCGGCACGAAGTATCCCGTAGTGACGAAACAGTATTTCGGAGCTCAGGATGTGGAAATCATCAAGATTGAAGGCTCCGTAGAGCTGGCGCCTCTTGTAGGCTTGGCGGATGCCATCGTGGATATTACGGAAACGGGTACAACTTTGCGTGAGAATAATTTGGAAATCTTTGACCGGTTGCAGCGCATTTCAACACGGCTTGTGGCGAATCCGCTGGCATTGAAACAAAAACGAAATACCATTTTTAAGTTGATAGATCAACTGTCCGAGGAGATTAATCAATAGTAGCGATAACGAGCAATGGTGAAATAATACTTAAATAGGTATTATTTAAAACACTCAAACGGAAAGAAGGATGGAAATGAAAATTTATAAGGAATCGCTGGACTCGATGCTTTCTATTGTGCGTAATTATACGCAGCAGACGACAGATATGGAAATCGAGCGGCGAGTGTATGATATTATCAGCGATGTGCGTATGAACGGAGATACGGCGTTACGCGCCTATTCGGAAAAATTTGACGGTGTCAGCATTGATACTTTCAGAGTCCCTCAGGCGGATATCGATGCGGCGTATGAATCATTGCCGAATGATCTCAAGGCGGCCCTTCTCAAGGCAAAGGAAAACATTACGGAATTTCACAGCCGTGAGATTGAACAAGGGTTTGTGGACATGGATACGCCGGGCATTATTCGCGGTCAAAAGGTGATTCCTTTGGCGCGCGTCGGTCTGTACGTGCCGGGCGGTACGGCGGCATATCCGTCGACTATCATGATGACGGCATTGCCGGCTAAGATTGCGGGTGTTAAGGAAATCATTATGGTGACGCCGCCTCAAAAGGATGGCATCAATCCGGCCGTGCTGGGGGCGGCGAAAATAGCCGGCGTCGACGCGGTGTATCAGGTGGGCGGCGCTCAAGGTGTGGCGGCCCTCGCATACGGCACGGAAACGATTCCGAAGGTTGATAAAATCGTGGGCCCCGGCAATATCTACGTGGCTACCGCAAAGCGCCAGGTGTTCGGTCAGGTCGATATCGATATGATCGCCGGCCCCAGTGAAATCGGTGTTATTGCGGATGACAGTGCAAATCCGGTGCATCTTGCGGCGGACCTTTTGTCGCAGGCGGAGCACGATGCGCGGGCTCGGGCTATCATGGTGACCACCAGTGAAAGCTTGGCAAATGCCGTGTCGGATGAGGTGGAACGTCAACTTAAGACGTTACCTCGTGAAAGCATCGCGCGTCCCGCGATTGAAAACAACAGCTATATTGCGGTGCTGAATTCTGTGGAGGATATGTTTACGGTCATGAATGAAGTGGCGCCGGAGCATTTGGAAATTCAGCTGCCGGATCCGATGAGTTATATGAGTCTGGTTCAGAACGCAGGCTCCGTATTTCTCGGTGCATATGCGTCCGAGCCGTTAGGGGACTATGTGGGCGGTACGAACCATGTACTCCCTACCAGCGGTACGGCGCGGTTCTCGTCTCCGTTAGGGGTATATGATTTTGTGAAACGCACATCTTTCACTCAATTTACGAAGAAACGATTACAGGAAGTGTCGAAACACATTACCACCTTGGCGCGTACCGAAGGCCTTGAGGCTCATGCGCGCGCTATCGAAGTGAGATTTGAGTAATTGCGGAAATATCGCATTAAGGCAAATTAGTATAGTTCATAGCGCTTGTCATTAAGGCGGTTTCGAGCAATTCAAGGCATATGTTTAAACGGAAGTTGCCGATTGTTATGTGAAAGATTAATTATTGAGAGGATATCATGATACGAACAGGAACGGTGCAGCGCAGGACTGCAGAAACGGATATTATTGTGGAGTTTGCCCTCGACGGCAATCAGGCGAACAGTATTTCGACGGGCATCGGCTTTTTTGATCATATGCTGACCCTCTTTGCGAAACACGGTCGCTTCGGGCTCGTTGTAAAAGCGAACGGCGACACATATGTTGATGCGCATCACACTGTTGAGGATGTGGGTCTTGCCTTGGGGCAGGCCTTGGTGAAAGCCCTGGGTGACAAGGTCGGCATCGAGCGTTACGGTGATGCGTGGGTGCCTATGGATGAGGCTTTGACACAGGTTGTCATCGATCTGAGCGGCCGTCCGTACCTCGTATTTCAAGGTGAGTGGAATACGCCTGTGCTGGGAGGTAACTTTGAAACGGAATTGGTGGAGGACTTCTTTCAGGCCCTCGCCATGAGCGGCGCCATGAATTTACATGTGCACAATCTGTACGGTCGCAATACGCATCATATTATTGAAAGCATGTTTAAGGCGACGGGCCGTGCCTTGCGTAAGGCGGTAACCATCAATCCTGATATCGTCGGTGTCAATTCAACAAAAGGTACCATATAAAAACGTATTAATTTGTTTTATATAAGAATAGAGGTCATTATGATTTTTCCGGCAATCGATTTGCAAAATGGTCGCAGTGTACGCCTTTACAAGGGGGACTTTACTCAAGAGACGGTTATCAATCCCGATCCGGTGGCGCAGGCCAAAGCGTATGAAGCTTCAGGGGTAGGGGCTCTGCATCTGGTGGATTTGGACGGCGCCAAGGCGGGCAAGCCCGTTAACGTGGATGTGGTGAAAGCGGTGCGTTCAGCTTTCACAGGTATTTTGGAGATAGGTGGCGGCATTCGCGATGAAGCTGCGGTGGATGCATACCTCTCGATGGGGGTAAATCGCATTATTTTAGGCTCCGTGGCGCTGAAGAATCCGGAATTTACGAAGCGAATGTTGAAAAAATACGGCGCTGAGCGCATCGTTATCGGCGTGGACGGCAAAAACGGAAAGGTCGCCGCCGAGGGTTGGCTCGATCAGTCGGACGTGGGAATGTCTGATCTTATCGAAATCATGGCTGAAGCCGGCGCGAAGTATTTTATCGTTACCGACGTGGATAGAGACGGTACGATGGAAGGAGCCAACGAAGACTTGTTGGGAGACTTACAGGTGAAGTTTCCGTCGGTGCGCATCATCGCATCCGGCGGTATTCGGAATATGACGGATATTGAGGCTTTGGAGGCGCGAGGTATAATGGACAGTGTCGTAGGTAAGGCGCTTTACGAAGGGACAATTACGCTGGAGGCTATTGCGGAACGAAATAAATGCAATAAGCGAAGTAATAGACGTAAATAGATGAGATAACCAGATATATGAATGGTGTAGTAAATTTAGTGAATACGAGTAGAGAATAAATGTAATCATTAGATGGATGCTCAATAGAAAGGAACGGTATGTTAGCAAAACGGATTATCCCGTGTCTCGATGTGGATGACGGGCGCGTGAAAAAGGGCGTTAACTTTGTGAACCTTGTGGATGTAGGAAGTCCCGTGGATATTGCTGCGTCTTATGAACAGCAGCAGGCGGACGAGCTCGTTTTTTTGGACATTACGGCCACCGTCGATGCCAGGACGACCATGCGCGATGTTGTGCAGAATATTTCCGCAAAGGTTTTCATGCCACTTACCGTGGGCGGAGGCATCAAGAGTATTGAGGATATGACTGCCTTGCTGAAAGCCGGTGCCGATAAGGTATCCTTAAATTCGGCGGCGTTGGCTGATCCGCAGCTCATCAGCGCGGGTGCTCAAAAATTCGGTAATCAATGCATGGTAGTGGCTATTGACGTGAAAACCGATGAAGACACGGGCGAATGGTATGTATATACTCACGGGGGCCGGAATCGAACAGAGAAAAAGGCTCTTGAATGGGCGAAGGAAGCGGTATCGCGCGGCGCCGGAGAATTGCTGGTGACGAGCATGGATAAGGACGGTACAAAGTCGGGCTTTGATATTGCGTTATACAAAGCCATCGAATCGGTTGTGGATGTGCCGATTATCGCATCCGGCGGTGCCGGAACGGTACAGGACTTTATAGACCTCTTTGAACAAACCGGCGTAACGGGGGCTCTCGCAGCATCCATATTTCATTTCGGGGAGATCAAAATACCGGAACTCAAGGCGGAACTGAGAAAATGTGGTATTCCCGTACGGTAAAATTTAAGGTAAATTTTAAAGTGTATACTAATAAATGCTATTTTCACAGTAAGCGTTTCAAGAGGAGGGCTTTATGAAACCTGACTTTGATAAAGGTAACGGTCTCCTGCCGACGGTTGTGCAGGATGTCCGTACAAAGGACGTTCTCATGGTGGCGTGGATGAATGAAGAAAGCTTTCACAAGACCCTGGAAACGAAGGAGACGTGGTTCTGGTCCAGATCGCGTGGGGAGTTGTGGCATAAAGGCGCTACAAGCGGTCATGTGCAGCGGGTTGTGAAGATGGCACTTGATTGTGACGGCGATACGCTGCTCGTTCAGGTGAAACCGCAAGGGCCGGCCTGCCACACGGGACGCACCAGCTGTTTTTTTAATGATGTTGAGTTGTAGAGATTGTGGGGAATATAGATGGCACGGCAGACATTGAGCGAATTATACGATATTATCAGACGGCGTAAAGCGGCGCCGAAGGAAGGGTCTTATACAAATTATCTTTTTGATAAGGGACTCGACAAGATTCTGAAAAAGGTAGGCGAAGAGGCTACGGAGGTTGTCATCGCCGCGAAGAACGAAAATAAACAGGAACTCATCTATGAAACGGCTGACGTATTGTATCACTTGCTGGTGCTGTTGGTGGAAAAAGAGATCCCTTACGAGGCGATTGAAGCCGAATTGGCGAGCCGTGAAGGGATTGTGAGCAAGACAACGGATCGGCCGGAGATTACGAATTTATAAAAATAGGCAGTAACGGTGTCGGAAAGGATGGATTATGAAAGAGATTATTCGTACATTACAACCATATGTGCCGGAGGAGCCGGCGCAAGCGGTTAAAAGTCGTCTCGGGGTGGACCGTCTGGTGCGACTGTCGGCGAATGAAAATCCTTACGGTACATCTCCGGAGGTGCGCGAAGCGATTTTGTCCTATGTGACGCATAATGATGCGAACTACTATCCGGACGGCAATGCGACGTCCTTGCGGGCGAAATTGGCGGAGTATTGGCGGGTTAAGCCGGAGCAGCTGGTCATCGGTGTCGGTCTCGATGAGGTTATCGCCATGGTCAACAAGACATTGATTAATGCGGGGGACTCCGTCGTGGTCAGCACGCCGGCCTTTTCGGAATACGCCTTGAACGGTCTTGTGGAAGGCGCCGAAATTCGTGAGGTGCCCGCTGATTTTGAAACGGGGCATTATGATTTCTCGTCCCTCGTGAAAGCGGTGGATCATACGACACGTCTCGTCTGGATCTGTAATCCCAATAATCCGACGGGGACGTATGAATCGGTGGAAGATATCCGGCGCTTTGTGGAAACCATACCGACAGATACGCTGGTGATCATCGATGAAGCGTATATCGACTTTGTCACGTCCGT
It encodes the following:
- the hisC gene encoding histidinol-phosphate transaminase — encoded protein: MKEIIRTLQPYVPEEPAQAVKSRLGVDRLVRLSANENPYGTSPEVREAILSYVTHNDANYYPDGNATSLRAKLAEYWRVKPEQLVIGVGLDEVIAMVNKTLINAGDSVVVSTPAFSEYALNGLVEGAEIREVPADFETGHYDFSSLVKAVDHTTRLVWICNPNNPTGTYESVEDIRRFVETIPTDTLVIIDEAYIDFVTSVAVPTARALLDEFPNVAIMRTFSKAYGLANYRVGYMMAPVELANYIQTIRLPYNLNTLSQVAAEAAFADQDFLARTVSQNAAERDIWESLFDELRIHYYKSEANFIFFTVPDADGLADVWLSAGYQVRRGQRPNWLRLTIPAAQDGDRMRAILREYMA
- the hisJ gene encoding histidinol-phosphatase HisJ → MNMKYERQFVGYSTYRSRLVDGHVHTELCPHGSGDRTAMMIEKAIELRIEKVCLTEHAPLPVGFASEYGGDMKALETASLKLNQVDAYLELGRQLQRAYGTHIDISLGFEVDYIPGYEADIQEFLDRYGPLTEENILSVHFMEGVDNAFYCIDYSPEEFERGFGPWIQKQFDLYYKYFATVHQAVRADLGEYTPKRIGHFDLIKKYQHHFGFEHHFDRRNAQMVSDILHIMRVQGRELDYNMSGFFKPDCQEMYPSRFIQGMAAVIGVPFVLGSDAHSVKDIERVWG
- the hisG gene encoding ATP phosphoribosyltransferase, which translates into the protein MVQQQLPTGFRDDVGALAERKDDMGRYVLDLCRNRGYTKISTPLMEYKDVFQGYAMGRQHMYEFLDGTAKSIVVRPDLTMPIGRFLATTNIELPRKFYYLGDVLGRTEKHRGGINQVTQGGIELVGYESMAAEQECIDLIKEVNQTQLKGALQLELGDARFAFAITDALGLSDDERTPLLDALFAKNLPLYESIIKVYENSALYPFLAVWPRLFGTIDEVLSELSGVILPAPAQRLWDALMEFGQSVEADGQAVRIDLSNQPPQSYYTGLTFRGFVDGVSQYIVSGGRYDKLLNNFDGNPVHAVGMAFNIDVLTDVSASVTSAVTSGSGKLRIALTKGRVEEQAVPLLEACGIDCEPLRNKARKLIIPLGDELEIILVKGGDVTTYLNNGVVDIGIVGSDVLDEQEQTSYQLLDLKTGQCQFILASLGGYNPKEGRRQRIGTKYPVVTKQYFGAQDVEIIKIEGSVELAPLVGLADAIVDITETGTTLRENNLEIFDRLQRISTRLVANPLALKQKRNTIFKLIDQLSEEINQ
- the hisF gene encoding imidazole glycerol phosphate synthase subunit HisF gives rise to the protein MLAKRIIPCLDVDDGRVKKGVNFVNLVDVGSPVDIAASYEQQQADELVFLDITATVDARTTMRDVVQNISAKVFMPLTVGGGIKSIEDMTALLKAGADKVSLNSAALADPQLISAGAQKFGNQCMVVAIDVKTDEDTGEWYVYTHGGRNRTEKKALEWAKEAVSRGAGELLVTSMDKDGTKSGFDIALYKAIESVVDVPIIASGGAGTVQDFIDLFEQTGVTGALAASIFHFGEIKIPELKAELRKCGIPVR
- a CDS encoding GNAT family N-acetyltransferase, encoding MQLYIRLACPEDIPACLDIYNYEVLNGVATLDLEPRTLAEWHEWFAEHNRDEHHPIIVGTVDDVVAGYASLSPYRMKDAFKSTVELSIYIHQDYRGKGIATKLMSYILDMAKGDESLHNVVSVITAGNEGSTKLHERFGFTYCGLTPQVGFKNGAYQDTETYSLLV
- the hisD gene encoding histidinol dehydrogenase encodes the protein MKIYKESLDSMLSIVRNYTQQTTDMEIERRVYDIISDVRMNGDTALRAYSEKFDGVSIDTFRVPQADIDAAYESLPNDLKAALLKAKENITEFHSREIEQGFVDMDTPGIIRGQKVIPLARVGLYVPGGTAAYPSTIMMTALPAKIAGVKEIIMVTPPQKDGINPAVLGAAKIAGVDAVYQVGGAQGVAALAYGTETIPKVDKIVGPGNIYVATAKRQVFGQVDIDMIAGPSEIGVIADDSANPVHLAADLLSQAEHDARARAIMVTTSESLANAVSDEVERQLKTLPRESIARPAIENNSYIAVLNSVEDMFTVMNEVAPEHLEIQLPDPMSYMSLVQNAGSVFLGAYASEPLGDYVGGTNHVLPTSGTARFSSPLGVYDFVKRTSFTQFTKKRLQEVSKHITTLARTEGLEAHARAIEVRFE
- the hisE gene encoding phosphoribosyl-ATP diphosphatase, which encodes MARQTLSELYDIIRRRKAAPKEGSYTNYLFDKGLDKILKKVGEEATEVVIAAKNENKQELIYETADVLYHLLVLLVEKEIPYEAIEAELASREGIVSKTTDRPEITNL
- the hisB gene encoding imidazoleglycerol-phosphate dehydratase HisB, whose product is MIRTGTVQRRTAETDIIVEFALDGNQANSISTGIGFFDHMLTLFAKHGRFGLVVKANGDTYVDAHHTVEDVGLALGQALVKALGDKVGIERYGDAWVPMDEALTQVVIDLSGRPYLVFQGEWNTPVLGGNFETELVEDFFQALAMSGAMNLHVHNLYGRNTHHIIESMFKATGRALRKAVTINPDIVGVNSTKGTI
- the hisA gene encoding 1-(5-phosphoribosyl)-5-[(5-phosphoribosylamino)methylideneamino]imidazole-4-carboxamide isomerase → MIFPAIDLQNGRSVRLYKGDFTQETVINPDPVAQAKAYEASGVGALHLVDLDGAKAGKPVNVDVVKAVRSAFTGILEIGGGIRDEAAVDAYLSMGVNRIILGSVALKNPEFTKRMLKKYGAERIVIGVDGKNGKVAAEGWLDQSDVGMSDLIEIMAEAGAKYFIVTDVDRDGTMEGANEDLLGDLQVKFPSVRIIASGGIRNMTDIEALEARGIMDSVVGKALYEGTITLEAIAERNKCNKRSNRRK
- the hisI gene encoding phosphoribosyl-AMP cyclohydrolase, with product MKPDFDKGNGLLPTVVQDVRTKDVLMVAWMNEESFHKTLETKETWFWSRSRGELWHKGATSGHVQRVVKMALDCDGDTLLVQVKPQGPACHTGRTSCFFNDVEL